The proteins below are encoded in one region of Eulemur rufifrons isolate Redbay chromosome 2, OSU_ERuf_1, whole genome shotgun sequence:
- the GPX4 gene encoding phospholipid hydroperoxide glutathione peroxidase GPX4 isoform X2, which yields MSFSRLCRLLKPALLCGALAAPGLAGTMCASRDDWRCARSMHEFSAKDIDGNTVCLDKYRGFVCIVTNVASQUGKTDVNYTQFVDLHARYAECGLRILAFPCNQFGRQEPGTNAEIKEFAAGYNVKFDMYSKICVNGDDAHPLWKWMKVQPKGRGILGNAIKWNFTKVGGALSAVPHRQERLRGEALWSHGGAPGDREGPALLSLAPQVRAPARAPCLRPGTFHLAPMTVCL from the exons ATGAGCTTCAGCCGCCTGTGCCGCCTCCTGAAGCCGGCGCTGTTGTGCGGGGCCCTGGCCGCGCCTGGTTTGGCCGGCACCATG TGCGCCTCCCGCGACGACTGGCGCTGTGCGCGCTCCATGCACGAGTTTTCAGCCAAGGACATCGACGGGAACACGGTTTGCCTGGACAAGTACCG GGGCTTCGTGTGCATCGTCACCAATGTGGCCTCGCAATGAGGCAAAACCGACGTAAACTATACTCAGTTTGTCGACCTGCACGCCCGATATGCTGAGTGCGGTTTACGGATCCTGGCCTTCCCCTGCAACCAGTTCGGGAGGCAG GAGCCAGGAACTAACGCAGAGATCAAAGAGTTTGCTGCCGGCTATAACGTCAAATTCGATATGTACAGCAAGATCTGTGTGAACGGGGATGACGCCCACCCACTGTGGAAGTGGATGAAAGTCCAGCCCAAGGGCAGGGGCATCCTGGGAAA TGCCATCAAGTGGAACTTCACCAAGGTAGGGGGGGCACTGT CCGCAGTTCCTCATCGACAAGAACGGCTGCGTGGTGAAGCGCTATGGTCCCATGGAGGAGCCCCTG GTGATAGAGAAGGACCTGCCCTGCTATCTCTAGCTCCACAAGTGCGTGCCCCTGCCCGAGCCCCCTGCCTGCGCCCCGGAACCTTCCACCTGGCACCCATGACGGTCTGCCTGTAA
- the GPX4 gene encoding phospholipid hydroperoxide glutathione peroxidase GPX4 isoform X1, whose protein sequence is MGRAGAGSPGRRRRRSHTPAGRQRRAPRRRRRKAPACLRKRTRRRRKEPCPGSPGRAVSTAECQDPCASRDDWRCARSMHEFSAKDIDGNTVCLDKYRGFVCIVTNVASQUGKTDVNYTQFVDLHARYAECGLRILAFPCNQFGRQEPGTNAEIKEFAAGYNVKFDMYSKICVNGDDAHPLWKWMKVQPKGRGILGNAIKWNFTKFLIDKNGCVVKRYGPMEEPLVIEKDLPCYL, encoded by the exons ATGGGCCGTGCGGGCGCAGGCTCCCCGGGTCGCCGCAGGCGGCGGTCCCACACCCCGGCCGGCCGGCAGCGCCGAGCccctcggcggcggcggcggaagGCTCCGGCGTGCCTGCGCAAGAGAACGCGCCGCCGTCGGAAGGAGCCCTGTCCCGGCAGCCCGGGGCGGGCAGTCTCCACGGCCGAGTGCCAGGACCCG TGCGCCTCCCGCGACGACTGGCGCTGTGCGCGCTCCATGCACGAGTTTTCAGCCAAGGACATCGACGGGAACACGGTTTGCCTGGACAAGTACCG GGGCTTCGTGTGCATCGTCACCAATGTGGCCTCGCAATGAGGCAAAACCGACGTAAACTATACTCAGTTTGTCGACCTGCACGCCCGATATGCTGAGTGCGGTTTACGGATCCTGGCCTTCCCCTGCAACCAGTTCGGGAGGCAG GAGCCAGGAACTAACGCAGAGATCAAAGAGTTTGCTGCCGGCTATAACGTCAAATTCGATATGTACAGCAAGATCTGTGTGAACGGGGATGACGCCCACCCACTGTGGAAGTGGATGAAAGTCCAGCCCAAGGGCAGGGGCATCCTGGGAAA TGCCATCAAGTGGAACTTCACCAAG TTCCTCATCGACAAGAACGGCTGCGTGGTGAAGCGCTATGGTCCCATGGAGGAGCCCCTG GTGATAGAGAAGGACCTGCCCTGCTATCTCTAG
- the GPX4 gene encoding phospholipid hydroperoxide glutathione peroxidase GPX4 isoform X3: protein MSFSRLCRLLKPALLCGALAAPGLAGTMCASRDDWRCARSMHEFSAKDIDGNTVCLDKYRGFVCIVTNVASQUGKTDVNYTQFVDLHARYAECGLRILAFPCNQFGRQEPGTNAEIKEFAAGYNVKFDMYSKICVNGDDAHPLWKWMKVQPKGRGILGNAIKWNFTKFLIDKNGCVVKRYGPMEEPLVIEKDLPCYL from the exons ATGAGCTTCAGCCGCCTGTGCCGCCTCCTGAAGCCGGCGCTGTTGTGCGGGGCCCTGGCCGCGCCTGGTTTGGCCGGCACCATG TGCGCCTCCCGCGACGACTGGCGCTGTGCGCGCTCCATGCACGAGTTTTCAGCCAAGGACATCGACGGGAACACGGTTTGCCTGGACAAGTACCG GGGCTTCGTGTGCATCGTCACCAATGTGGCCTCGCAATGAGGCAAAACCGACGTAAACTATACTCAGTTTGTCGACCTGCACGCCCGATATGCTGAGTGCGGTTTACGGATCCTGGCCTTCCCCTGCAACCAGTTCGGGAGGCAG GAGCCAGGAACTAACGCAGAGATCAAAGAGTTTGCTGCCGGCTATAACGTCAAATTCGATATGTACAGCAAGATCTGTGTGAACGGGGATGACGCCCACCCACTGTGGAAGTGGATGAAAGTCCAGCCCAAGGGCAGGGGCATCCTGGGAAA TGCCATCAAGTGGAACTTCACCAAG TTCCTCATCGACAAGAACGGCTGCGTGGTGAAGCGCTATGGTCCCATGGAGGAGCCCCTG GTGATAGAGAAGGACCTGCCCTGCTATCTCTAG
- the POLR2E gene encoding DNA-directed RNA polymerases I, II, and III subunit RPABC1, translating to MDDEEETYRLWKIRKTIMQLCHDRGYLVTQDELDQTLEEFKAQFGDKPSEGRPRRTDLTVLVAHNDDPTDQMFVFFPEEPKVGIKTIKVYCQRMQEENITRALIVVQQGMTPSAKQSLVDMAPKYILEQFLQQELLINITEHELVPEHVVMTKEEVTELLARYKLRENQLPRIQAGDPVARYFGIKRGQVVKIIRPSETAGRYITYRLVQ from the exons ATGGACGACGAGGAGGAGACGTACCGGCTCTGGAAGATCCGCAAAACCATCATGCAG CTATGCCATGACCGTGGCTACCTCGTGACCCAGGATGAGCTGGACCAGACACTGGAGGAGTTCAAAGCCCAGTTTGGGGACAAGCCCAGTGAAGGGCGGCCGCGGCGCACGGACCTCACCGTCCTGGTGGCGCACAATGACGACCCCACTGACCAGATGTTCGTCTTTTTCCCAG AGGAGCCCAAGGTGGGGATCAAGACCATCAAGGTGTACTGCCAGCGCATGCAGGAGGAGAACATCACTCGCGCCCTCATCGTGGTACAGCAGGGCATGACGCCCTCCGCCAAGCAG TCTCTGGTCGACATGGCCCCCAAGTACATCCTGGAGCAGTTTCTGCAGCAGGAGCTGCTCATCAACATCACAGAGCATGAG CTGGTCCCGGAGCACGTTGTGATGACCAAGGAGGAGGTGACGGAGCTGCTGGCCCGATA TAAACTCCGTGAGAACCAGCTGCCCAGGATCCAGGCGGGAGACCCCGTGGCACGCTATTTTGGGATAAAGCGTGGGCAG GTGGTGAAGATCATCCGGCCCAGTGAGACGGCGGGCAGGTACATCACTTACCGGCTGGTCCAGTAG